A single window of Archangium gephyra DNA harbors:
- a CDS encoding serine/threonine-protein kinase, whose amino-acid sequence MTPCPDENELLEWEQGRLSADAVAGLEAHLDGCAACCAVAAGLRGGVALSGEELEPLTPLTPGPGAHVGRYVLLRRVGEGGMGVVFAAYDPDLDREVALKLLKPGAVADAEARGRLVREAQALARLSHPNVVIVHDVGQDGDTVFLAMELVRGRTLRHWLEEAPRTWREVLSRFLLAGQGLAAAHAVGLVHRDFKPDNVLLGEDGQVRVTDFGLARAVLAPLAPPQPGAGESPTRQAPLPGSDTLTGVRLGTPAYMSPEQWRGLHADARSDQFSFCVALYEALFGQRPFAGETPGERAQALSEGRVTPPPRGSRVPGAVRNAVLRGLAAEPDARHPSLKVLLARLECGSRAHQWRWAAAALATGVAASAAVGFGLAWGDAAQACTGFEARLEGTWDAARRARLEQRFRQGAMPGRGDAFESTARTLDAYAQALVAQERQSCEDTRVRRAQSEQLMDLRAACLDGRRQALHDLVTLLEGGEREALTRAPEAARQLPSLAACADRDTLARVDPLPEAPEARRRLAALRRELDGLRVQGAAGFHTRALPRLEEVVTALRGLGHRPTLAEALLVLGELRGTAGSFAEAREVLEEAVRVAQAGHDDETAARAWNRLLFTEVEGMGLVKEAQRTARMAEAALERLGPEASLEVAAELHRVRGSLGYRQGEYARALADASEALALLERARGPQDVALAEVLTGMGMALNAQGRYAEAERQYTRALALMEAVYGREHPRRAEYLNNLATALRLEGKVAEAVARYGEALDLAERLLGAEHSNTSIIRMNLGDALSRQGQLAQALPHYERALASLRKGGEGERLRVATVLLSLGNARGDLGQLARAEAAYREALAIQEAHLGPRHPDVALSRNNLGSVAMDAGHLEDARAHFEAARELWAASLGPGHPKVASALYNLGHVELRLGRMRPALTYLRQSLELRERALGAEHPRVVQTLGMLGDALLEGGQPREAREMLERAVALSSRVELPPHDVGRARFALARVLWRSHEERPRALSLAREAQAAYARSAPFYAYRAQEVHSWLSAHEPSCAGVPCLISARVGGPAGGGGP is encoded by the coding sequence ATGACTCCATGTCCTGACGAGAATGAACTGCTGGAGTGGGAGCAGGGGCGCCTGTCCGCGGACGCCGTGGCCGGGCTCGAGGCCCACCTGGATGGGTGCGCGGCCTGCTGCGCGGTGGCGGCGGGACTCCGGGGAGGGGTGGCCCTCTCCGGGGAGGAGTTGGAGCCCCTGACGCCGCTGACGCCAGGACCTGGGGCGCACGTGGGGCGCTACGTGCTGCTGCGCCGTGTGGGCGAGGGGGGCATGGGGGTCGTCTTCGCCGCGTATGACCCGGACCTGGACCGGGAGGTGGCGCTCAAACTGCTCAAGCCCGGGGCGGTAGCGGACGCGGAGGCGCGGGGCCGGCTGGTGCGCGAGGCCCAGGCGCTGGCGAGGCTGTCCCACCCGAACGTCGTCATCGTGCATGACGTGGGACAGGACGGCGACACCGTCTTCCTCGCCATGGAGCTGGTGCGGGGGCGGACGCTGCGCCACTGGCTGGAGGAGGCGCCACGGACATGGCGCGAGGTGCTCTCGCGCTTCCTCCTGGCGGGCCAGGGGTTGGCGGCCGCGCACGCGGTGGGGCTGGTGCACCGCGACTTCAAGCCGGACAACGTGCTGCTGGGGGAAGACGGCCAGGTGCGCGTCACCGACTTCGGCCTCGCGCGCGCGGTGCTCGCGCCCCTGGCCCCGCCCCAGCCGGGGGCCGGAGAGAGCCCCACCCGGCAGGCCCCCCTCCCGGGAAGCGACACGCTCACCGGAGTGCGGCTGGGTACGCCCGCCTATATGTCCCCGGAGCAGTGGCGGGGCCTGCACGCGGACGCGCGCAGCGACCAGTTCAGCTTCTGCGTCGCGCTGTACGAGGCCCTCTTCGGCCAGCGGCCCTTCGCGGGTGAGACGCCGGGGGAGCGCGCCCAGGCCCTGAGCGAGGGACGGGTGACGCCGCCGCCCCGCGGCTCGCGGGTACCCGGCGCCGTGCGCAACGCCGTGCTGCGGGGCCTGGCCGCCGAGCCGGACGCGCGCCACCCTTCCCTGAAGGTGCTGCTCGCCCGGCTCGAGTGCGGCTCGCGTGCGCACCAATGGCGCTGGGCGGCGGCGGCACTGGCCACGGGTGTGGCGGCCAGCGCCGCCGTGGGCTTCGGCCTGGCCTGGGGTGACGCCGCGCAGGCGTGCACCGGCTTCGAGGCCCGGCTGGAGGGGACGTGGGACGCGGCGCGCCGGGCCCGGCTGGAGCAGCGCTTCCGTCAGGGCGCGATGCCGGGACGGGGGGACGCCTTCGAGTCCACCGCGCGGACGCTGGACGCCTATGCCCAGGCGCTGGTGGCCCAGGAGCGGCAGTCCTGCGAGGACACGCGCGTGCGGCGGGCCCAGTCCGAGCAGCTGATGGACCTGCGCGCCGCGTGCCTGGATGGACGGCGCCAGGCGTTGCACGACCTGGTGACGTTGCTGGAGGGGGGCGAGCGGGAGGCCCTCACGCGGGCGCCCGAGGCCGCGCGGCAGCTCCCCTCCCTGGCCGCGTGCGCGGACCGGGACACGCTCGCCCGCGTGGACCCGCTGCCGGAAGCCCCGGAGGCCCGGCGGCGGCTGGCGGCGCTGCGCCGGGAGCTGGACGGGCTGCGCGTGCAGGGCGCGGCCGGCTTCCATACGCGCGCGCTGCCCCGGCTGGAAGAGGTGGTGACGGCACTGCGGGGGCTGGGACACCGGCCCACGCTGGCGGAGGCCCTGCTCGTGCTGGGCGAGCTGCGGGGTACCGCCGGGAGCTTCGCCGAGGCGCGCGAGGTGCTGGAGGAGGCGGTGCGCGTGGCGCAGGCCGGACACGACGACGAGACGGCCGCGCGCGCGTGGAACCGCCTCCTCTTCACGGAAGTCGAGGGCATGGGCCTGGTGAAGGAGGCCCAGCGCACCGCGCGCATGGCGGAGGCGGCCCTGGAACGCCTGGGGCCCGAGGCCTCCCTGGAGGTGGCCGCGGAGCTGCACCGTGTGCGCGGCAGCCTCGGCTACCGGCAGGGCGAGTATGCGCGCGCGCTCGCGGACGCCAGTGAGGCCCTGGCCCTGCTGGAGCGGGCGCGCGGGCCGCAGGACGTGGCGCTCGCCGAGGTCTTGACGGGCATGGGCATGGCCCTCAACGCACAGGGGCGCTACGCCGAGGCGGAGCGGCAGTATACGCGCGCCCTGGCGCTGATGGAGGCGGTGTACGGCCGGGAGCACCCGCGGCGCGCGGAGTACCTCAACAACCTGGCCACCGCGCTGCGGCTCGAGGGCAAGGTGGCCGAGGCGGTGGCACGCTACGGCGAGGCGCTCGACCTGGCCGAGCGCCTCCTCGGGGCGGAGCACTCCAACACCAGCATCATCCGGATGAACCTGGGCGACGCGCTCTCGCGGCAGGGCCAGCTGGCGCAAGCGCTGCCCCACTACGAGCGCGCCCTGGCCAGTCTGCGCAAGGGCGGAGAGGGCGAGCGGCTCCGGGTGGCCACCGTGCTGCTGAGCCTGGGCAATGCACGGGGGGACCTGGGACAGCTCGCGCGGGCCGAGGCGGCCTACCGCGAGGCGCTCGCGATCCAGGAGGCGCACCTCGGCCCCCGGCACCCGGACGTGGCCCTGTCGCGCAACAACCTGGGCTCGGTGGCGATGGACGCGGGCCACCTGGAAGACGCGCGTGCCCACTTCGAGGCGGCGCGCGAGCTCTGGGCGGCCTCGCTCGGCCCCGGCCACCCGAAGGTGGCCAGTGCGCTGTACAACCTGGGGCATGTGGAGCTGCGCCTGGGCAGGATGCGCCCGGCACTCACCTACCTGCGGCAGTCGCTGGAGCTGCGCGAGCGGGCGCTCGGGGCGGAGCACCCCCGGGTGGTGCAGACGCTCGGGATGCTGGGCGATGCACTGCTGGAGGGCGGCCAGCCACGCGAGGCCCGCGAGATGCTGGAGCGGGCAGTGGCGCTCTCCTCGCGGGTGGAGCTGCCCCCGCACGATGTGGGCCGGGCACGCTTCGCGCTCGCCCGCGTCCTCTGGCGGTCGCACGAGGAGCGGCCCCGGGCGCTCTCCCTGGCGCGGGAGGCCCAGGCGGCCTACGCACGCAGCGCGCCCTTCTACGCGTACCGCGCGCAAGAGGTACACTCCTGGCTGTCCGCCCACGAGCCCTCCTGCGCCGGGGTGCCGTGTCTCATCTCCGCCCGTGTGGGCGGGCCTGCCGGTGGAGGTGGTCCGTGA
- a CDS encoding sigma-70 family RNA polymerase sigma factor, producing MTSEHTESFLSRAPHALVPALRAHPGLEEALAGLVRAAREAWPEVGMDEGAFLAHVAERLPSTGEAREVLASLRTEDFFLAFACVRGEARALEAFEARVLSQVGTWLPREAPALVDELRQLLRQRLLVSMDGAPPKLASYSGRGPLGQWVRAVALRLHIDRQRAAPRERSLEEAPAALADRLGTDPELAFMRERHQEDFRVAFRAALGRLETRERNLLRLHHVHGQSMDEVSATYQAPRSTVARWIARARERLLTLTREELMARLRLTPDELDSMLRLVRSQLDVSLRLLLAD from the coding sequence GTGACGTCCGAGCACACCGAGTCCTTCCTGTCGCGGGCGCCGCACGCGCTCGTCCCGGCGCTGCGGGCACACCCCGGCCTGGAGGAAGCGCTCGCGGGGCTGGTGCGGGCGGCGCGCGAGGCGTGGCCGGAGGTGGGCATGGACGAGGGGGCCTTCCTGGCGCACGTGGCGGAGCGGCTGCCCTCCACGGGCGAGGCCCGCGAGGTGCTCGCGAGCCTGCGCACGGAGGACTTCTTCCTCGCCTTCGCCTGCGTGCGGGGGGAGGCGCGGGCGCTCGAGGCGTTCGAGGCGCGGGTGCTGTCCCAGGTGGGGACGTGGCTGCCGCGCGAGGCCCCCGCCCTCGTGGACGAGCTGCGCCAGCTGTTGCGCCAGCGGCTGCTCGTCTCCATGGACGGGGCACCGCCGAAGCTGGCCTCCTACTCCGGGCGCGGTCCGCTGGGACAGTGGGTGCGGGCGGTGGCGCTGCGGCTGCACATCGACCGGCAGCGCGCCGCGCCGCGCGAGCGGTCCCTGGAGGAGGCTCCGGCGGCCCTGGCGGATCGGCTGGGCACGGACCCCGAGCTGGCCTTCATGCGCGAGCGGCACCAGGAGGACTTCCGCGTGGCCTTCCGCGCCGCGCTGGGCCGGCTGGAGACGCGGGAGCGCAACCTGCTGCGGCTGCACCACGTGCACGGCCAGTCCATGGACGAGGTGAGCGCCACCTACCAGGCGCCCCGCTCCACCGTGGCGCGCTGGATCGCCCGCGCCCGCGAGCGGCTGCTGACGCTCACCCGCGAGGAGCTGATGGCGCGGCTGAGGCTGACGCCCGACGAGCTGGACAGCATGCTGCGCCTCGTGCGCAGCCAGCTCGACGTCAGCCTGCGCCTGCTCCTGGCGGACTGA